In Nocardia sp. BMG111209, a genomic segment contains:
- a CDS encoding MCE family protein, with protein sequence MSRLVRNQLVAFALIAVLGVVFVGAKYIHLDHMVGIGQYHVRVKMAWTGNLSTGAEVTYRGVPVGRVGALDITADSAVVTLDMDSGRPKVPATATAVVADRSAIGEQFVDLLPTTSGGPYLREGSVIDGAETPVRVEDLLGKVNDFAKSTDLPALTTTITELGKAFDGQGDNLRILVDSLNKFSQTGVDSLQQTIDLIRDARTVLGTQVDQDPAIRKFSTGLDQLAQQLRTSDPDIRRLIGTGTDAGNQLGQLLDTSGPALTTGLTNLRTLLLAVSPKYYALRPLLQMLPGLSIGGSATAPGDHTSHFGLVLEVNDPPACTLGYEATQRTLQQMKAQNPDFDDTRDDFPFDPTVGCHAPQGSIADVRGGDRAPQADPSIAQPWDGKPKTDPDKLNLAPLAQQLAPLVGVTPKR encoded by the coding sequence ATGAGCCGCCTGGTACGCAACCAGTTGGTCGCCTTCGCACTGATCGCCGTGCTCGGCGTGGTGTTCGTGGGGGCCAAGTACATCCATCTCGATCACATGGTCGGCATCGGCCAGTACCACGTCCGGGTCAAGATGGCCTGGACCGGCAACCTGTCCACCGGCGCCGAGGTGACCTATCGCGGTGTGCCGGTGGGCCGGGTCGGCGCGCTGGACATCACAGCCGACAGCGCTGTGGTGACCCTGGACATGGATTCCGGCAGGCCGAAGGTGCCCGCGACCGCGACGGCGGTGGTGGCCGACCGATCGGCGATCGGCGAGCAGTTCGTGGATCTGCTGCCGACCACGTCCGGCGGTCCGTACCTGCGTGAGGGCTCGGTCATCGACGGCGCCGAGACGCCGGTGCGAGTGGAGGATCTGCTCGGGAAGGTGAACGATTTCGCCAAGTCGACCGATCTGCCGGCGCTCACGACCACCATCACCGAACTGGGCAAGGCCTTCGACGGGCAGGGCGACAACCTGCGCATCCTGGTCGACTCGCTGAACAAGTTCAGCCAGACCGGGGTCGACTCGCTGCAGCAGACCATCGACCTGATCCGCGATGCGCGGACCGTACTCGGTACCCAGGTGGACCAGGATCCGGCGATCCGGAAGTTCAGCACCGGGCTGGACCAGTTGGCCCAGCAGTTGCGCACCAGCGATCCGGACATCCGCCGGCTGATCGGCACCGGTACCGACGCCGGCAATCAGCTCGGGCAGCTGCTGGACACCAGTGGGCCCGCGCTGACCACTGGTCTGACCAATCTGCGGACGCTGTTGCTGGCCGTCTCGCCGAAGTACTACGCGTTGCGGCCGCTGCTGCAGATGCTGCCGGGCCTGTCGATCGGCGGTTCGGCCACCGCGCCGGGCGACCACACCAGCCACTTCGGCCTGGTGCTCGAGGTCAACGATCCACCGGCCTGCACCCTCGGCTACGAGGCCACGCAGCGCACCTTGCAGCAGATGAAGGCGCAGAACCCGGATTTCGACGACACGCGCGACGATTTCCCGTTCGATCCCACCGTGGGTTGCCACGCCCCGCAGGGCAGCATCGCCGACGTACGCGGCGGTGACCGCGCGCCGCAGGCCGATCCGAGCATCGCCCAGCCGTGGGACGGCAAACCGAAGACCGATCCGGACAAGCTGAACCTGGCCCCGCTGGCCCAGCAGCTGGCTCCGCTGGTGGGGGTGACCCCGAAGCGGTGA
- a CDS encoding MCE family protein, translating to MSLRKDGRALRAAGAATVLSVSAALLSSCAGDGIYSIPLPGGADVGAHPMHIDVNFDDVLDLVPQSTVKVDGVPVGRVQSIGVAADGWHAVVHTLVNDSVQLPANAHAEVRQSNLLGEKFIELSAPATEPAQGTLSDRATIPVERTRTATEIEQVLGALSLLLNGGGVAQLQPIVAELNKALGGREQTVRSLLEQANTLIDGLNKQVEDINHALDSLATLSTRVGRQTDQVAAILDELPAGIKILDEQRPELVGLLDQLDRVGKAGFDVLDHSKDNLIRDLQALRPTLQELGRSAPDLITALPLIPTYPFSDEAIYSSFGGSVNTWLSVDLQIGNTLANLGVGKPDPVYIPPPYGPDVPVDPSNPYYNGNGARPGWPTVSLLPPLLPPGMVPSPPGTAPAARRDPVGAILDQLGVPQR from the coding sequence ATGAGCCTCCGCAAGGACGGCCGGGCGCTGCGGGCCGCCGGTGCGGCCACGGTATTGAGCGTGTCCGCGGCGCTGCTGAGCTCCTGCGCGGGTGACGGGATCTACAGCATTCCGTTGCCCGGCGGCGCCGATGTCGGCGCGCATCCGATGCACATCGACGTGAACTTCGACGACGTCCTGGATCTGGTCCCGCAGTCGACGGTGAAGGTGGACGGCGTACCCGTCGGCCGGGTGCAGTCGATCGGGGTGGCCGCCGACGGCTGGCACGCGGTGGTGCACACCCTGGTCAACGACTCGGTGCAACTGCCCGCCAACGCGCACGCCGAGGTGCGGCAGTCCAATCTGCTGGGTGAGAAGTTCATCGAATTATCCGCTCCCGCAACCGAACCCGCGCAGGGCACGCTGTCCGACCGGGCCACCATCCCGGTCGAGCGGACCCGGACCGCCACCGAGATCGAGCAGGTGCTCGGCGCGCTGTCGCTGCTGCTCAACGGTGGCGGCGTGGCGCAGTTGCAGCCCATCGTGGCCGAGCTGAACAAGGCCCTGGGCGGACGCGAGCAGACAGTCCGCTCGCTGCTGGAGCAGGCGAACACCCTCATCGACGGGCTGAACAAGCAGGTCGAGGACATCAACCACGCGCTGGACAGCCTGGCCACGCTGTCCACCCGGGTCGGCCGGCAGACCGATCAGGTCGCCGCGATCCTCGACGAACTGCCCGCCGGCATCAAGATTCTCGACGAGCAACGGCCGGAACTGGTCGGGCTGCTGGACCAATTGGACCGGGTCGGCAAGGCCGGTTTCGACGTGCTGGACCACAGCAAGGACAACCTGATCCGGGATCTGCAGGCGCTGCGTCCGACCCTGCAGGAACTGGGCCGGTCGGCGCCGGATCTGATCACGGCGCTGCCGCTGATCCCGACCTACCCGTTCTCGGACGAGGCGATCTATTCCTCCTTCGGCGGTTCGGTCAACACCTGGCTGTCGGTGGATCTGCAGATCGGCAACACATTGGCGAATCTCGGTGTGGGCAAACCGGATCCGGTCTACATCCCGCCGCCGTACGGCCCGGACGTGCCGGTCGATCCGAGCAATCCGTACTACAACGGCAACGGCGCGCGACCGGGCTGGCCGACGGTGTCGTTGCTGCCGCCGCTGTTGCCGCCCGGCATGGTGCCGTCACCGCCCGGTACGGCCCCCGCCGCCCGGAGGGATCCGGTCGGCGCGATCCTGGACCAGTTGGGGGTGCCGCAGAGATGA